The genomic stretch TGTGGAGATGTTTTTCAATGCCTTCCCAGAGTCTAAGCATGTGGGCTCTGCACTAACATACACTTCACATTACCCTAAAATATCAAGGAGTGTGTCCTTGGAAcctagagagagatagatatttCCTATGTCATGTCAAAGTCATACCTAATGAATAAAATTGCCACATTAACTTTTACAAGGCAAGGACAATTGGTTAATCATTCATTAGATTTAATAAATAGATTTTACAATCAAGGAAACATTTCACCATAGTTCTaattaagaaaaatagaagCTTAAAAGGTAGTGTGGCTTTGGACAAATGACTACCTCGCCTTTTATTAAAGGTGAAAATCTCATCCTAATTGATGCTTCTATGTACATGTATTCGTGCAAGGATCGTAAACCACACCACAAGGGGTTGGAGAATAGTATCATCCACATAGGATTCACATAAtcaaaatagaacagaaaattttttttttttttccataagaTATAGAGGAGGGTTCAActtaaaacaagatttcccctTCAAAATTGAAGTCAAAGGGATTTGGGATATGGGGGGTGAGGTACTGTGGTTCCTATATGATGTTAATAGCATTGATGAATGGATGGACTTTGATCATAGATGCATTGAATGAGACGCACGCtgagaaaataatgaaatgGGACAAGGCATCCCATGGTCCAATAtgaaaacaaaccaaaatctAAGGCTGTGTTCGGTATGCATATTTCGAATATATTCTTAGTTGAATgtttttacaattttagaaTGAATTATCGATCtagaatgcattttttttttttaagaaaataaattaattaggaaaaGAATATAACCTTACAAAACGGGGGTGAACACCATCAgataaatcaaaaaaaaaaaaaaaggatgcagTGAAGTTCACCACATAATCCAAAGGTTGTAGATCGCACCTCCCCCTCCCCATCCAAGTGGTCCTAAGGGCACACGGTAGATAAATCCCTGTTCACTGTGACCTTAGAGAAACTCCGTCCTAGAAAATATATGGTCTAATGACATGCATACCATATATATATTCATGCATCTGTCCCAATACTCTAGCCAAACAATGAAAATAGAATCAAATCCATATTACTATGAAAATTTCACAAACTATTGTAACACCAACAACTACCcgaaaacaaatatttttacaCTATTTGGACATAAACTTCATCTAGCATTCTTTGTTTAACTCTCTATGATTCTTCCATGGCATCTGTTCATATTCCTATCATCGACCATCCCATCTGGTTCACCAAAACTGTGGATATTCCAATGTTGGGGGAGTTTTAGTCCTCCAGAGAGGTTCATTTGCACCTTTGTATACTTGAGAAAGTTTCCCGACCCAATGTCTCAAGGTTTTGAGTTAGATTATCAAACACGGTATCAGAGCCCaagttttcttgttctttcccTCATGTTGCATGTCTTTCATCTTTCCACATATACAACGTTTCATTTCACCTATACGTGAGGGTGTGGTGGGATTCATAGTCCCACCTCCATTGTATCCATGCTTGACTAATATACATGTCAGGTGAGTGATGCTTAGACTTGAGGTTGAAAATCAGGGAAGAGAACTATCTTGATCTGGGCAGCTCAAAAAACCAACAGATCAAAAGCAGGTCCAAGACAAACACAGCAACAGCCGATAAGGTATAATGGTACACACAATTGATACCCCGGTGGGAACCCCTCCCCCCCCTTTTGACCGTTGAAAAGGGCACATTTTGCTTTCCAAATTGTAGTTTTATATCCTCCCATTATGGGGTTtgtatttctcttctctctgctAACTCTTCTGAGGAATTCAGATAAATTGGTTCTAGTACTCAACTGAACCAGTAAACTGCATTACAAAGCTAATTTGTGGTACATATGCTATACAGTTTTGGCCCTTTTCTATGTCATCATCGGTAGCTTTTGTTGCACTAGTGGGCATGGATCTTTCTTTGCTATTGGAAATTCTTAGCAgcccctttctctcttctccatacCTCCACCCCAACAatactcctcttcttcttccacctctGTTGTCCTACAAAGAGAAAGCTTTGCTAAATATCTCCTCTGCCATAGTTTCTTCTTTTATATCTCCACAGAAGCCACAGGACTTGACCATGGCTTCTACTTGCTGGAACAGGTACAGTTAGCCTGACCATCCTTGAGATTCTGCAAGAGAAAATGGAAATTGTCAAGGAAAGATAAAAATGGGTTGCTTAATTTGGTGGGCTTTGCAGGTTCTGACTTCTGAGTTATTGTCGCCATACCTTGACCTGTTTTTGGAGGTCTTTAATGTAGTCCACTGCCAAGTCTAACATGTCAGCTGTGTTGGTTTGCTGCAAAGAAGAAACGTCTGGGTCTGAGGCTCTGAACTTCCAATTAAAAGCATAAATCGTTCTTAAAGAAGTGATGTCTGAAAAGTTTTACCTTGTCCATGTTGGGGACAAGCTCCTGTAATTTTCTCATTCTTTCACTAATCCGGGTTCTTCTGACCTGAAAATTAGTTTAACCAGAAAAACATGTTATTCTATTCAACAATGAAAACGAAGATCGGAGTTGTTAGAAAAGCTTTTTCAGTTTTCAGTTTTAAGTTTTAAGTTTTACCCTCTCTGCAATGCTCCGAGGATGAGTGGCACAACCCCGCTTGGCTCGTGTCTTACAAGGAACAGATTCTTGAAACTGTAAATACTTATCCATGGCAGCCATCTCTGCGGAGGTCTTTGGTAAACTAAAATGATGGGTCAAACCAGGAGGACGATTCCCTACTTCTCCATTCTGAGAAATAACacaatcaggaaaaaaaaatgaacaaaataaaGAGGGATTTGATCTTCAATTGATGATTATACAAAAACCATCTATAAATTCTTCCAATGCTTTCGTTACCAATTTCAGAAATCTGAGACATTAACCCCGAAGAATGATAAGATTGGAGCAATTGGCGCTAGCAGTCTTGACTTGAGGAGGATTGTGATCCATGACTATCGAATTCACCATCCCGTAAGAATTATCCATGGAGGCTGAGCTCTGGCTGGGCAGAGGCGCCGCGGCGGAGCTTGATAAAGCATTTGGGAAGCAGCTGAGGAACAACCTCAGATGCTTCGTGCTTCATGGATGGTCGCCGATACTGCTGGAGACTTGTCGCCGATCTCACGGATATCAGGTGAGGGAGGTCCAGCGACACCGCCACCacaagacttgaagaacctcctTCTCCGTCTTCGCTGTACCGTCCACGTTGGCCCTGGCTGCCCGAACCTTCCCCCTTCACTCATGAGAATGATTGAGTAAAGAGAGGGTTCACCAAAAGGTAGCATGGCCCTTTTGTGTGCGC from Macadamia integrifolia cultivar HAES 741 chromosome 14, SCU_Mint_v3, whole genome shotgun sequence encodes the following:
- the LOC122061238 gene encoding transcription factor bHLH130-like, with translation MAAMDKYLQFQESVPCKTRAKRGCATHPRSIAERVRRTRISERMRKLQELVPNMDKQTNTADMLDLAVDYIKDLQKQVKNLKDGQANCTCSSK